The DNA region GGATCATTAGGTACTGACCAACGCGGATATTGTTGTTCGATAGGCCGTTAGCACGTTGGATAACTTTCGTTGTCGTACCGTACTTCTGAGCCAATACGCTGAGCGAGTCACCAGACTTCACTTTATAGCGTGCGACCTTCATGCCTTTACCACGGTTCTTCTTCACTTGAGCAAGGAACTGATCCTTTTTCTCGATAGGAATAAGAAGTTGGTGTGGGCCGTCAGGTGCAGTAGACCATTGGTTATATGCTGGGTTGTAACCTTGCAGCTCCTTAACACCAATTCCGGCGTAGTCTGCCGCAATTGCTAGGTCTAGTTGTTCTTTTGGATCAACCTGAGTCAGAACTGGCTTGTTCGGGATCGGCGGAATGTCGATGCCGTACTTATCTTGGTTCGCAATGATGTCCGCTAGTGCAAGCAGTTTAGGTACGTAACTGCTGGTCTCTTTTGGAAGATCCAAAGAGAAGAAGTCCGTTGGTTTGCCTAGCTTTTTGTTCTTACGAATCGCGCTCGATACACGGCCACCACCACTGTTGTAAGCCGCAATCGCTTGATCCCAGTTGCCGTCAAAACGCTTGCTTTGCTGCTCTAGGTAAACCAGTGCTGCATCGGTAGAAGCATAAACATCACGGCGACCGTCGTACCAGTAGTTCTGATCTAGACCCATCATTTTGCCGGTGCCAGGAACGAACTGCCACAAACCTGCTGCACTGCCGTGCGAGTAGGCAAAAGCATCAAATGAGCTTTCTACGATCGGTAGCAGCGCCAATTCCATCGGAAGGCCACGTTCTTCGATACGGGTGGTAATCATGTACAAAAACGGCTGTGCACGTTCAGATACTGTGCGCAGGTGGTTAGGATGCTTTAAATACCAAGTGCGGTAGTAAGCCACTTTCTTGTTGTCAGGAATGTCCATTTCAAGTTGCATGCCGATACGTCGCCACACATCGTCTTGTTCCTGAGGGGAAAGGGCTTTTGGCGTCTCTTTAGCAGGTTTCTTTGCTATCGATTGCTTTTTCTCGGAGTCAGCCTGAGCTGTTTTTTGCTTAACAGCTTGTTCTGACTTATTGGTTTCTGGTGTTGGAGTGCTTGCAGAATCTGACTGTGTCAATTGACAGCCAGATAATAGTAACGCCAACGCCCAACTGTACTTCAAACGCATGGTTTCAGCCTATTTAGGGCCTGTTTATCTTCTCCTGCCTGTCGCGCAACAAAGTGCGTGGCAGTCGCAAGATAATAGACATCTTGTAACACTAACTAAGGGTAGAGGCGGTTTTGCCGCTACTTTATGCGTTTGGGTGAAATACAAACAGATTTATATCAGCCCCAAACGCAATAGAAGCGCCAGAGGCGCTTCTATGAAAATCAGCTCACGATAATACTTGCGTCTAGCAAAGTTACAAGCAGAAAATGGTTAAAATTCGTTCTTCCACTCACGTAAAGCTGTAAAAACCGAGCATGGGTCGCTATTTTGGATACGGTTTGTTACAGATTTTATGACCTCTGCGTTCGTTGCACGCAGGAATGGGTTAATTAACTTCTCTTTGCGTAACGTCGTAGGAAGGGTAGGAATATTTAATCCGCGTAGACGGTTTACATCATCACGGTACTGACGCAAATGTTCATTGTCCGGCTCAACCGCCAGTGCAAATGCTACATTACTTGCCGTGTATTCATGTGCGCAGAACACTTCTGTCTCTTCCGGCAGTTTCATTATTTTGCTTAGTGACTCAAACATCTGCTCTGGTGTGCCTTCAAAGATTCGGCCACAACCCGCCGAGAACAACACGTCACCACAGAACAACTTACCGTCACCAACATAGCCAATGTGACCTAATGTGTGGCCAGGCAGCCCCAGTACCATGAAGATTTCGCCAAACAGTTCTAGCTTGTCACCTTCTTCCATTGCGTTGGTTAAGGTTGGGATTGGCTCTGCTTTCGGACCAACCACTGCAACATGAGGAAACGCATGAACTAAATCTGGAACGCCACCAATGTGATCGTTGTGGTGGTGTGTAATTAAGATCGCTTCTAAAGTTAACTCGTTAGCCTGCAAATATTCCAACACTGGCTTAGCATCGCCCGGATCAACCACGGCGCATCGCTTATCGCTATTTTGAATCAGCCAGATGTAATTATCATTAAATGCGGGTATGCTTTTGATCTCTAACACGTTCGTTCTCCGTCACCCTTTTAAGTCAGGTGGTTAATGAAACCAGCACTCAGCAACAAAACTTTACAGCACCCGTCGACCTGGTCAGAAATGAATAACGGCCCGTGGGTACTTGAGTCAATCCAAACCCGACTCGACGAGTGGTGTCCGAAATTGTTCGGTTACCACATGCTTAAATTGGGCGGGTTGAGCTGTGAGCTAACCAGCTGTAGTTGTAACATTCAACACCAAGTCAACGTAGATATCCAGAACCCGTTGCATAATGTCATTGCAGATGGTTACGAATTACCCTTTTTAGAGAAAAGCTTTGATGTTGCGGTCCTCGCCCATCAGCTTGACTATGCAAGTGATCCCCATCGATTGCTGCGAGAAGTCGATCGCGTCATGATGGACGACGGTTATCTTATTATTACGGGATTCAACCCCATCAGTTTCACTGGACTTGCGAGTTTGTTGCCTTGGCGCAGAAATAATTTGCCTTGGAGTGGACGAATGTTCACAGCGAACCGGATTAAAGACTGGTTAGGGGTATTGAACTATCAGGTGATTCATTGCGAACGTTATGCTCTGTTTCCGATGACACGTTACAAAACCATGTGGACATGGTTGGAAAACAGCTTGGGGGATTGGGCATCGCCGGCGGGGAGTTTGTACTACATCGTCGCTCGCAAGCGAACTTACCCTCTCAAACCTATCAAGCCACATTGGCGCTTGAAGAGAAAGTTAACACCACTGGGCGTGATGAACAGAGAGGGCAGTGCGTTAGAAAAGGTATCAAGCAGTAAAAACTAAGACGCTTGGTAACCGGTATCTTCTTCGGTTGGGTTTTCTGCGGCTATGCGTGCTAATTCATCACACATTTCGTTTTCACGATGACCCGCGTGGCCTTTAACCCAGCGCCAATCCACTTGGTGGCGAGCAGTCTCTTTATCCAATGCCTGCCATAAATCGGCATTTTTCACAGGTTTTTTATCTGACGTTTTCCAACCGCGTTTCTTCCAGTTGTGGATCCATTGCGTAATGCCTTGGCGCACGTACTGACTATCGGTAGTCAACGTCACTTGGCACGGCTCTTTTAGCGTTTGTAACGCCACAACAGCGGCCAACATTTCCATACGGTTGTTTGTGGTGAGCGTGTAGCCTTTGGCGAGAGTCTTTTCTGTTTGCTTATAACGCAAGACAATGCCGTAACCGCCAGGGCCTGGATTTCCTAAACAAGATCCGTCTGTGAAAATCTCAACGTGTTTGGTCATATTTTTGGTACTATTAGCCGAAACATTTAATAAAGCATAGTCTGACACACATAACCTTATGAATACCAGCAGCAATTCTGAACATAATCGTATTGTCGTTCTCGATACCGAAACCACGGGTATGAACCTAGAAGGTGGTCCTCACTACATGGGTCATCGCATCATCGAAATTGGTGCCGTGGAGATCATCAACCGTAAGCTGACTGGTCGTCACTTTCACGTTTACCTAAAACCTGACCGTGAAATCCAACCAGACGCGATTGAAGTCCACGGTATTACCGATGACTTCTTGGTCGACAAGCCAGATTACTCAGCCGTACACCAAGAGTTTCTCGACTTTATCAAAGGTGCCGAGTTGGTTGCCCACAACGCGCCCTTCGATACCGGCTTCATGGATTATGAGTTTGAAATGCTCAATCCAAGCATTGGTAAGACGGATGACTACTGTAAGGTGACCGATACCCTTGCCATGGCGAAGAAAATCTTCCCGGGCAAGCGAAACAACCTCGACGTCTTGTGTGAACGTTACGGCATTGATAACTCACACCGTACTCTCCACGGGGCATTGCTCGATGCGGAGATTCTAGCTGACGTTTACCTCCTAATGACGGGTGGTCAAACGAGTCTAGAATTCAACGCCAACAAAAAAGACGGTGAAGCGGAAGGCATTCGTCGTGTTGAAGGAAGAAAAGCGCTAAAGGTTTTGCGTGCAACTGCCGATGAAGTAGAAGCACACCAGAAAAGACTCGAACTGGTGAACGACAGTATTTGGTAGTTAATAGGAGAGACTATGTTGAGGGCTTTGTCAGTCGCTATTTTAGCGTTCTGGAGTTGTTTCGCGTTTTCTGCGAGCGAGTCCGCCATGTCTTTGTTAGATAACCGCTTTCGTGTCGATCCCACCATCGAACAGATTACTTTTTTGGTTTATCGTGAACAGAGCTCTCAGCCCGTCGTCCTTGTCCGCCCCGATGGTAAAAAATATTACGCTTGGGGCACCTACGACAACGTTCGTTGGTATCAAGAATCTTCCCTCGACATCATCTCGATAGATAAACCCATGCCGGGTCCGTGGCAGGCCGTCGGCAAAGTTACCCCGAAAAACAACATCCGTCTGATTTCGCACCTCAAGCTCAGCACCGATGTGTTTCCAAACCGCCTTTACAATAGCGAAGCTCTAAAATTTACCGCACGTTTGACCTCAGACGATAAGCCACTTGCTCTGCGTGATTTTTTAGACCGCGTAAACCTGCGTGTGACTTTTGCTAAGTTTGTTGAGAACGAAGACGAACTGATCAAAGAAGCGCGCCCTGTACCAATGGTGATTGGCGAATTTGCCGATGATGGCCGAGACCTAGATGAAAAAGCAGGCGACGGTGTGTTTACCGTTCAACTGCCGATTGATGTCGAACCGGGTAAATACCGCGCGCGCATTACTTCTGGCAACGGCGTGTTCCTACGAGCACAAGAGCAAGTCGTACTGGTGTACCCATCGCCAATTACGCGCACCTTTATTCAAGCTCGTCATGCAGACCAACCTCATCAGCTGGTGGTCAGTGGTGAGCAAGGCATGATCACGCCAGGATCCATTGCAGTGAACGTTGAGCAAGAAGCACCAGACGGCTTTATCAGTTACAGCCAAGGTCAGGTGTCGGCTGATGGCTCTAAAACCACATTGAAGATGGATAACGATTCTGAACTTGGCAAATACTCATGGCACGGTGAAGTCTTTGCTACCGA from Vibrio hyugaensis includes:
- a CDS encoding lytic transglycosylase, encoding MRLKYSWALALLLSGCQLTQSDSASTPTPETNKSEQAVKQKTAQADSEKKQSIAKKPAKETPKALSPQEQDDVWRRIGMQLEMDIPDNKKVAYYRTWYLKHPNHLRTVSERAQPFLYMITTRIEERGLPMELALLPIVESSFDAFAYSHGSAAGLWQFVPGTGKMMGLDQNYWYDGRRDVYASTDAALVYLEQQSKRFDGNWDQAIAAYNSGGGRVSSAIRKNKKLGKPTDFFSLDLPKETSSYVPKLLALADIIANQDKYGIDIPPIPNKPVLTQVDPKEQLDLAIAADYAGIGVKELQGYNPAYNQWSTAPDGPHQLLIPIEKKDQFLAQVKKNRGKGMKVARYKVKSGDSLSVLAQKYGTTTKVIQRANGLSNNNIRVGQYLMIPTSTKDDTKYALTAENRLNKTQSQSRGQFKLTHVVQSGESLWSIAKENKVSHKSLAKWNGMGPKDTLRVGQKLVIWKNSDKGAVIRTVFYNVRSGDTISGIATKFKVKGNDIVKWNSLQKQKYLKPGQKLKLYVDVTKVSV
- the gloB gene encoding hydroxyacylglutathione hydrolase; protein product: MLEIKSIPAFNDNYIWLIQNSDKRCAVVDPGDAKPVLEYLQANELTLEAILITHHHNDHIGGVPDLVHAFPHVAVVGPKAEPIPTLTNAMEEGDKLELFGEIFMVLGLPGHTLGHIGYVGDGKLFCGDVLFSAGCGRIFEGTPEQMFESLSKIMKLPEETEVFCAHEYTASNVAFALAVEPDNEHLRQYRDDVNRLRGLNIPTLPTTLRKEKLINPFLRATNAEVIKSVTNRIQNSDPCSVFTALREWKNEF
- a CDS encoding class I SAM-dependent methyltransferase produces the protein MKPALSNKTLQHPSTWSEMNNGPWVLESIQTRLDEWCPKLFGYHMLKLGGLSCELTSCSCNIQHQVNVDIQNPLHNVIADGYELPFLEKSFDVAVLAHQLDYASDPHRLLREVDRVMMDDGYLIITGFNPISFTGLASLLPWRRNNLPWSGRMFTANRIKDWLGVLNYQVIHCERYALFPMTRYKTMWTWLENSLGDWASPAGSLYYIVARKRTYPLKPIKPHWRLKRKLTPLGVMNREGSALEKVSSSKN
- the rnhA gene encoding ribonuclease HI codes for the protein MTKHVEIFTDGSCLGNPGPGGYGIVLRYKQTEKTLAKGYTLTTNNRMEMLAAVVALQTLKEPCQVTLTTDSQYVRQGITQWIHNWKKRGWKTSDKKPVKNADLWQALDKETARHQVDWRWVKGHAGHRENEMCDELARIAAENPTEEDTGYQAS
- the dnaQ gene encoding DNA polymerase III subunit epsilon translates to MNTSSNSEHNRIVVLDTETTGMNLEGGPHYMGHRIIEIGAVEIINRKLTGRHFHVYLKPDREIQPDAIEVHGITDDFLVDKPDYSAVHQEFLDFIKGAELVAHNAPFDTGFMDYEFEMLNPSIGKTDDYCKVTDTLAMAKKIFPGKRNNLDVLCERYGIDNSHRTLHGALLDAEILADVYLLMTGGQTSLEFNANKKDGEAEGIRRVEGRKALKVLRATADEVEAHQKRLELVNDSIW
- a CDS encoding TIGR03503 family protein, whose protein sequence is MLRALSVAILAFWSCFAFSASESAMSLLDNRFRVDPTIEQITFLVYREQSSQPVVLVRPDGKKYYAWGTYDNVRWYQESSLDIISIDKPMPGPWQAVGKVTPKNNIRLISHLKLSTDVFPNRLYNSEALKFTARLTSDDKPLALRDFLDRVNLRVTFAKFVENEDELIKEARPVPMVIGEFADDGRDLDEKAGDGVFTVQLPIDVEPGKYRARITSGNGVFLRAQEQVVLVYPSPITRTFIQARHADQPHQLVVSGEQGMITPGSIAVNVEQEAPDGFISYSQGQVSADGSKTTLKMDNDSELGKYSWHGEVFATDLSTKRSLVFPIKEQTFSVVDEVDLEAARLAKEAELAEQRRIEMEKRIIAEREAERKRSMIIIAIGNVIALILVILFWIIWSKLKAKRQAMPEMQLEVPKK